Proteins encoded by one window of Chryseobacterium sp. POL2:
- a CDS encoding flavin reductase family protein, whose product MKSFAATDISTYEMQDIMKYAIAPRPIALASTIDSEGNCNLSPFSFFNMFSAKPPILIFSPLRQGKDDPNKDSLRNILEVPEVVIGLVNFDIVQQISLASAPFGREVNEFEKVDLTTLDADLVKPKLIAECPVNFECKVLEVKALGENAGAGNLIICEVLKVHVKDDCFGEDGKIDQAKLDLVARLGGDWYSRNNDQNLFKVPRPNNQNIGINNLPFELRSSKVFTGNDLGMLANIDALPEALFSSDVDHHKKAQNFLLQNRIEEAWEVLILKS is encoded by the coding sequence ATGAAAAGTTTTGCAGCCACAGACATTTCGACTTACGAAATGCAGGATATTATGAAATATGCGATTGCGCCGCGTCCTATTGCGTTAGCTTCCACCATCGACTCAGAAGGAAATTGCAATTTGTCGCCGTTCAGTTTCTTTAACATGTTCAGTGCAAAACCGCCGATACTGATTTTTTCGCCATTGCGACAAGGAAAAGACGATCCTAATAAAGACTCTTTACGGAATATTTTGGAAGTTCCCGAAGTTGTGATTGGGTTGGTTAATTTTGATATTGTTCAACAAATTTCGTTAGCGTCGGCGCCTTTCGGTCGCGAGGTTAATGAGTTTGAAAAAGTGGATTTAACAACTTTGGACGCTGACCTTGTAAAACCAAAACTTATCGCAGAATGTCCAGTTAATTTTGAATGTAAAGTTCTTGAAGTGAAAGCGCTTGGTGAAAATGCTGGCGCTGGCAATCTTATTATTTGTGAAGTGCTAAAAGTTCATGTTAAAGATGATTGTTTTGGGGAGGATGGAAAAATTGATCAGGCTAAACTAGATTTGGTGGCGCGGCTGGGTGGCGATTGGTATTCGCGAAATAATGATCAAAATCTATTTAAAGTGCCACGACCAAATAATCAAAATATTGGTATTAATAATCTTCCTTTTGAATTGAGAAGTAGTAAAGTTTTTACTGGAAACGATCTAGGAATGTTGGCAAATATCGATGCGCTTCCTGAAGCTCTGTTTTCTTCCGATGTTGACCATCATAAAAAAGCGCAAAACTTCCTGCTTCAGAACAGAATTGAAGAAGCATGGGAAGTTTTAATTTTAAAATCTTGA
- a CDS encoding Asp/Glu racemase: protein MAKKLNYRIGQIVPSSNVTMETEIPAMFRLRESIFPERFTFHSARMRMKHVTKEELAKMDANSDLCALELSDAHVDVMGYACLVAIMSMGKGYHCVSQERLYKKTVENDYPTPIVTSAGALIEGLTTLGVKNIAVVAPYMKPLTQMVVDYIEDQGFTVKDWIALEVSDNLEVAALDPENLKEIYKKLNLDGVEAIVLSACVQMPSLPSVQFVEDESGLPVITAAISTTYRMLKELGLEAKVPNAGALLSGKY from the coding sequence ATGGCAAAGAAATTAAATTACCGTATTGGACAAATCGTGCCAAGCTCGAACGTAACGATGGAAACGGAAATCCCTGCAATGTTTAGACTTCGCGAAAGCATTTTTCCTGAACGTTTTACATTTCACTCTGCAAGAATGCGAATGAAACATGTTACCAAAGAAGAACTTGCAAAAATGGACGCTAATTCAGACTTATGCGCTTTAGAACTTTCTGATGCTCACGTAGATGTTATGGGTTATGCCTGCTTGGTAGCGATCATGTCTATGGGAAAAGGCTATCATTGCGTTTCTCAAGAGCGCCTTTATAAAAAAACAGTAGAAAACGATTATCCCACACCTATCGTAACGAGCGCCGGCGCATTGATAGAAGGCCTTACAACATTGGGCGTAAAAAACATTGCCGTTGTTGCACCCTACATGAAGCCTTTGACACAAATGGTTGTTGATTATATAGAAGATCAAGGTTTTACTGTAAAAGATTGGATCGCACTAGAGGTTTCCGACAATCTGGAAGTTGCAGCTTTGGATCCGGAGAATTTAAAAGAAATTTATAAAAAACTAAATCTCGACGGTGTAGAGGCAATCGTACTTTCAGCTTGTGTCCAGATGCCATCTTTACCATCGGTACAATTTGTAGAAGACGAATCTGGCTTACCAGTTATTACCGCCGCAATCTCTACAACCTATAGAATGTTAAAAGAACTAGGACTCGAAGCAAAAGTTCCTAATGCAGGAGCTTTACTTTCAGGAAAATACTAA
- a CDS encoding IclR family transcriptional regulator, protein MEEGKKKRGIQSINVGFSILKALMQSQYPLPLKEISEQIGLSPSKIHSYLVSFQEEEIVQQNPDTGFYSLGTSCLKLGLAYLDQSDLAELCKPHMRQLANDLGHTIFLGVWGNRGPTIIYRLDGTYSETLFDLRIGSVLPILTSAVGKNFAAHLPHSSMMPMIIEEIKSNKGELDLENNLNKVKEMLETVKQDGISQGRAEILSDLTAISVPIFDFSNTMIAGLTIMGKIGGLDDRINGSAAKMLKQAGLEISQKRGYQLPE, encoded by the coding sequence ATGGAGGAAGGCAAAAAGAAAAGAGGCATACAATCAATTAATGTTGGCTTTTCTATATTAAAAGCATTAATGCAATCTCAATATCCGTTACCGTTAAAAGAAATTTCAGAGCAAATTGGACTTTCCCCGAGCAAAATCCACTCTTATCTTGTCAGTTTTCAGGAAGAAGAAATTGTACAACAAAATCCCGATACTGGCTTTTACAGCTTGGGCACTTCTTGTTTGAAACTCGGACTTGCCTATCTCGACCAATCCGATCTTGCAGAACTTTGCAAACCCCATATGCGTCAACTCGCAAACGACTTGGGACACACCATATTTTTAGGCGTTTGGGGTAACCGCGGCCCAACCATTATCTATAGATTGGACGGCACATATAGCGAAACTTTATTTGATTTAAGAATCGGAAGTGTATTACCTATTCTCACCTCAGCAGTTGGTAAAAACTTTGCGGCACATCTTCCCCATAGCTCAATGATGCCGATGATTATCGAAGAAATCAAGAGCAACAAAGGAGAACTTGACCTGGAAAACAATCTTAACAAAGTGAAAGAAATGCTTGAGACCGTTAAACAAGACGGTATCAGCCAAGGTCGCGCAGAAATCTTATCGGATCTCACGGCAATTTCGGTTCCTATTTTTGACTTTTCCAACACCATGATTGCCGGTTTAACCATTATGGGAAAAATCGGTGGACTCGACGACCGCATCAACGGAAGCGCCGCAAAAATGCTAAAACAAGCTGGCCTTGAAATCTCTCAAAAAAGAGGCTATCAACTCCCGGAATAA